Genomic DNA from Eleutherodactylus coqui strain aEleCoq1 chromosome 8, aEleCoq1.hap1, whole genome shotgun sequence:
gtaagtatgaagacgccggaccgccgggattcaggtaagcgctgtgctgtttgtttttttaacccctgcattggggttgtctcgcgccgaacggggggggggggggttaaaaaaaaaaaaaaaacccgtttcggcgcgggacaacccctttaagactgacaAAAAGGGTCtgctaaggctggctgcacaggggcatatttgcattgcagaacccTAAGTGggtgtctgcctccagattccacagcaaataccttccgtagcatgctatggaaaagcattttttcctgcacacaagcggaaatcaattgcaaattTCCAtctgcggaggaaaaatcgcagcatgctctatttttaagcggattccgcacagacagcttccatagaagtcaatggaagccatctgactcgcggcccttctgcaattgacaaagatctgtactgcgcatgtccgatggcgagccgtgcggaccgttTGTAGTACAGAAGAGGCTGCCGAATAAGAGGTATGCTTGGATCCAGAAATTCCTGACCCTTTCATTAAAGTATGGAACATATTTGTAAGGGGTAGAACAAGTATTTCCTTGAACCTTCTATAATAAAAGGGCTGTAATACCGTCGGGACTACGCACCTTACCCGGCTTAAAGTTTTTAATGGCGCGTGCCATCTTGTCGAAGGTTGTCTCTTAGTGACGTGCTTTGGGATTGTGTAAGGGTGGGGATATAAGAAGAATCTAATTGAGAACCCAGAGCTGAAATATTGCTACTGTATTCCTTATGCAAGGTATCATAAAAAGGTAACAAAGGTTTTACAGATTAGATCAGGGTTGGctgttttaacattttgaggagtaTTCATTTTGAAAATCATATAAATCTTTTACCTATCTAGGAGTCCACCTGCCAGTAGATGGTCTGGCTTGTTGGCATATTTAAAATAAGTTGACTTAGTCCATTGGAGCATTCTTTTGACCCTATAGGATAAAAGAGCATTAATCTGTAGTTTAATATCCATTATTTTCTCAGCAGTTGCTAAGGAGGGATGTTGCTGATCAAGAGACTCTAGCAGAAGTAGTCTTCTCTAAAGTTGTGAGGGCTTGACAGCTATGATGATTTATTGAAGCATGTGATGAAGTTCAAGACTTATAAAATCAAGTTAGTAAGGTTGGTGTCAACAACCTGTTAGTGTTAGACGTTTTGGTTCACATGACCTTTCTCAGTAACGATGGATGAAACCAAAGGTCATTTCGATTGAAGTGTCTAACACTAACAATCTGTTGGACACATACTTTGCTAACCTTATGTTAAAAGCCTTGGACTTCATCACATACTTCAATAAATCCTCATAATTGCTGAGAATTTTAGAGCGCTGTGAATTTTTTTGATTTGATCAAGAATCGTTTCCAAGTCTTTCACATCTTGCACAGTGGAGAATGGGTTAAATTGTTTAATCACAAATGGTATAGGTGACAGCTACTCCTGCAGGGAGATCAGAGGTAGTTCATAGAAAGTTCCCAAACCCTCTCTCCCCAATCTTACATGGCAAATAGATGAAACATCAAATCACAAtgataatagattttcagtagcttttgTTATGTTTAGTGgcatatagaaaacccctatcaggattttattattgttttcccCCGCATTTATCTCTACCCATAAAGATTCCACaagttcatctccctcacatatgaCCTCCCATAGTGTGAGCTTTAAACAAGATATTACATAAAGACTAATCTTTCCCCTTTTCTGATTTTTATGATCTCTTCTGAACAAACTGGaatcctgtaaattcactgcccagtcacagcctTTGTCCAGttaggtctcagttattcccactatgttatAGTTTACCTCAGACATTGTTATTTCCAGTGTGTTATCTTATTGGTTAGACTTCTAGTATTAGTCACCTTtgagtttagaaggttttggttattttttttttattgtaagtgTACCCTAtaaactattctgccagttctaactgtaataACTCCTCCCACCGCTCCAACCCTATTTTGATTACTTAATCCCAAATCACTGTCTATACCAGTAATTCTCAATTGGGGTACCGTGGCACCCTGGTGTGCTGCGAGAACCCACCAATGGTGtcgtggctcccaggctgggaATCACTCAGCCGACATTAAtttgaaggggttatccaggcagcgctgACAGGGATACACAGGGATtgcagtggaagctgctgctctcatacctctgtagtggctggtgctcatAATTGCAAGCAAAACTCtccttgaaatcaataggagctgtgcttgtaattgcaggcacagcttccattgatttcaatgagagctttgCCTGCAGTTTCAAGCACCGACCaccacacaggggtcagagcagcgcttCCGTTCCAACCCCAGTGTATACCAATGGACGCTGCCTCTACTAACCCCACCTGCAGCTGTGGTCCGGCAGCACAGTGTAGAGCCTGTGACTGCTGACATCTGTGTCGAGGTAAGacgtcagcagtcacagactcggCAGTGGCTGCTACTGCTGGACAGGCGGTGTGAGTGTAGACCATGTAGGAATGCTACCTGACCAGAGGTCCATAGAGGGATTAGCCGAGCAGCATTCCTGGGACtactattgtggtcactattactactgagaccattatggggtcacttttactactgggaccactattactactgaagccactatgggggcactgttactactggggccactgtgggggtcaatgttgctactgaggccactatggggaaaaacgttattactggggccactatgggggtcactatcaatactaggaCCCCCAaagtgccattatggagttgggaacaattttttttcctccaaatgagcaaaattggcatctgccttgtTGGgcttattttgccttcctctggatcaacaagggggggggtaGAAACAGACTTAATTAGATGgaaattgtcttcattcagcctgacatactatgttactatgttaggaccactatggggggtaactattactactaggaccactatgagaattactattactactggagattctgttggggacacttactactgaggtcactttcACTACTGGACCCAgtatggaggtcactgttactactgtggccactatgggggtcactggtAAGGCAGTTTTACACTGCGTATTTGTGTGACCAAAAATCGCTTACGTCcagtgtgttatatgtgtgtaaatacactgcatatttgcacacaaagaagaaagcaaaaaaaccAATGAAATGGTGAACAAATATTCATTGAATATGCAGGCTTcctgcgtattcactgtgtatttgcgcccacccattcattttaatggtctACTGGTGTCTGTAATACACGCCAAAATGGGTCATGATGAAGCATATTTTTTCATGCTATTACACATCTTTGATCTGTAACATTAATATAGACATACCTCTGCCTTTACTGTGGTGACAGGAGTCATTTCCTGAGGTGAAAACAGGCAAACTCCAATACCTAGGACGAGTAGGAGAGGCTAACCTAGGCAAAGTTTCCCCCTCCCACAAGGTTACCATACCCGTCATCCTGGCTATTCCAGGAACCCAATTCAAGCTTTCTTAGATTCTAGCACACCTGGCAACTTCTTTTCTCAGTCCTTGGTCTATCCGTACCAGATTTCTGTTACCCACTTCTATTGCTTCTGTgaatggcagaattctgcctgAGTTCGGCACAAATCAGACCATCATATTTCTAAAGGACACACTTTTGGCATACGCTGGGTGCATGGGGGCCTATGGATAGTTAAGGTGTATGTACCTGGAGCTTTCCCGGACTATACCCTGGACATTTTCATATAACGCAGTGAGCTTTCAGAGCCTTACAAAGAAGAGGGGTGTTGTGATGTGATGACCCCTATTAGACATGTgtctttaggctgccttcacatctgcgatggaaccttcaCAGCACTTGCTCTTTCAGTataatgccaggcagctgagcggaaaccaagtgGACCCAATTATAATCAATGGATCCatttggtgctgtttggttctgtcataagacagatAGATCTGTTCAGCCACgagattctcctttcctgctccccgaacagagaaggaaaacagaatccctgctgcagatgtgaaagcagccttattatGTGAAATCCATTGGTGGCTTTTAATAATAAATGCTACATTTTATAAAGTCAACAATAAATACAAGGACAAATGTCAATTTCATTCAAAGCTTTTATTTAGAAGCACATTGTTTAGTGATCCATTTATCTGTACTTGGAGGTGAGAATGGCAGACACTACTGCAAGGTACTTGTCAAAAGCAGCATGGGTGCAGGCATCAAACTCAGCGGGGAAGTGACAGGCCAGGACGACCAGGATACAATGAGACAGCAGCTGTAACAGAAAGACAGTCATTACAATCTTACAACTTGTACAATTACTGTACTCGCATTACATTATAAtaaaacactgttcacactggaaATGATTTATGATGGAATAGTCTTATAACAGATCCTACTGGATCCCGTTGACATTTAGTGGGTTTGTGAGGTCACAATTTctgtttactgtactttactTCAGGGGCAACCAAAATCTGACAGAATGAAACTGTGAACAGTGCCTAACATCCAGCCAAGAAATACTGAAAGGAAAGTGATTGCTCGGCAATAAAACCATTCATTAATAATACGATTCTTTGTATCTTCACCGCCATTCTTTGCATTTCATTGATCATGAGTCTTACTTtgaagtttcctggatccaccatcAGGTTGTAGGCATGCAAGTCACTTAGTTGGGACAAGGTTCCCTCCATGTCGTCCAGATGTTTGGCAGCTTCTACAAGGGCACCCAAGACTTTGCCTCCATGTGTGCGGACATCAGCAGATCCGTGGCTCACGTCAATGTGATTGAAGTAAGTCTTGGTCTGGGGGAATCCCAGGAAGAgcctaaaaaagaaagaaaatacaatGTAATACTAAAATAGGATTAAGCCATTTGAAATAAAAAGTAGAGATAGAAGACATCTATTTACTTTCACTGAATACAGGTCTCCCAAGCTTCACCATATGGTGGCCGCGTGCAACAATTTAAAGGCATTTCCTGTTTTATAATGTTAtgataaaaatccttttttttttggaaaagccattttaaaaagtttaatttttcTGTGCAGTTTTTTGGAGATTTTTCTAAAAATATTGGGAGTTCATTTTCACAGCAGTACATTTCTCCAAATTTTTGGAAAGAAAATGAATGTATAATTAAAGGGGCCTAAGGCTCATTGAAGTGCTTTTTTTCCTCAGGCCATTTCTATTGCCATATGTGTCACTAGCATTAAGGTCCATGAAGAATATGACCAATCAATTTTGATCTGTATTCTAATGATGGCTAAAGTATCCCGTTGACTTATAACGGGTCCATTTTTTCGTACTCGCATAGCACTCTAAGGGACCCTTCACACAAGACAGAATATTCTGTAACAATGGTGCAGAATATGCCCTCCTTTGGGATATTCAGTACCAAAATCCATACTGCTATCGTGTAGAATTGGGTGCGGAATTCTTGGATGGCATATTCCGCAACACTGTTGCGGAAAATTCTGacccgtgtgaaagatccctgAGCTATTTTGCCTGTTCAAAAGCAGTGAAGACATGACAGAAGAAAGCCTTTCATTACATGAGCACATTCTTAGCATTCCTAAAGCTAGTCATCGACATAAGAGTTATAACAATCTCACTTTAAATGATCATTTTTTGTCTATGATACAAAAAACAATTAGTTCTGACATGGAAATTTGCCCAATTTGGAGCAAATTGAGTTGCAAAAATAAATATTACCTTTCCAAAGCTTCAGAACCATATCCACCAGGGTTTGCAGCGACTTTGCCGATCATGGACACAATGGCAGCCTTCTCAGCATCAGAGAAACTCATCTTGCTTGTGGATAGTTGCAACGAGCTGCGAGTTCAGATCCAGGAGGTTTGTGGTGTGTCTCAGTTCCCTTGGATTCTTATAGAGGAAGGGTCAGCAGAAATTGACACTTGTTGACAACTATTGGTCACTTAGGAGAAACACCCAAATGTATCTTGTGTCATCGCCTTCAGAAAACTGCTGCTTTCGGACAATTATTTGCAGTGGTAAGCATTAGATATTGGAAGGGCCTATTCTGCACTTCACCAATGTGACAATCATACCTGTAAGAATACATGGGCTGCTAATAGTTTATTCCTGTAAAAGAATGTATAGATCATTGCAGATCCAACTATAATTATGTCTACAGAGCATAAAATACAGTTTGACATTTTTATTCAATACATTTGGGCTTTGTTTAAAATCGGCTAAAATGGAAAGTGACTGCTATGAAATGTATTATTGAGACCAACCCGACAAACCAAGATCAACCGGAATAAACCTAAGCtgctcatgcacagtacaatgcTGCCAATGGATCTGGGTTGCCGATTTTGTTAAAAATAGGATTATTTTGCATGGTTCACACCATTATGGGCTGGAGGCCTAAgtttcttggggggggggttctttccttttttacatttttacatacCGGACCTGCGGATCCAAAATACTGAAAAGTTGATATTGCCATTCTGACATTTTTTATGCCCAAATTTTCCTAttttctgtctatatatatatatatatatatatatatatatatatatatatatatatctttcaaTAAAGGAAATGTATTGAAAaagttgttttaaaaaaataggaTTATCTTGAAAGCGGTTGTTTGAGATTGTATAAATGAATGGTAATTAGGTGAAATATTAGCTACGAACCATGGAAAATAGTGGtgttatttttgaaaaaaataataaaaacaagtaTTTTATATCacataatttttttcaatttgatTAATAATGCTCTTAAAGGTAAACAATAACTCTTTCTTCTACCACAGTTTTGATGGGCATGCCATTTTAAATAAAATCATACAGTACGTGAGTGTATAATTGATTGAAAGAAATCACAGGTGCTCCACAATTTTAAGTGATATTTAACCATCAAAATTGTGGTACAAGAAAAAGTTTTCTTTaccttttaattagagatgagcgaacgtacttggtaagggcgatttcgcaatcaagcaccgtgattttcgagtacttcactactcgggtgaaaagtactcggggcgctgtgggtgagcggggggttgcatatTTTgacggatcggtgagtagcaagcggtttaaaaaccgctttaaattgctattttatgccaggggggtgacagggggaatggggtaaagtaaaattttgatgtttgccgcgagacaacccctttaaggcacaaacaggcttggtcactagggGTTAAGTTAAAGTATTTTATCTGACTGGATCAATAATgtattaaaagtagagatgagcgaacgtactcggtaagggtgatttcacaatcgagcaccgcgattttcgagaacttcactactcgggtgaaaagtactcgggtgcgctgtggggcggggggttgcagaggggagtggggggtagcagcggggaacaggggggagccctctctctctccctctccccgctgcaaccccccgctcacccacagcgcacccaagtacttttcacccgagtagtgaagtactcgaaaatcgcggtgctcgattgcgaaatcgcccttaccgagtacgttcgctcatctctagccacatgttgtacttcatttaggtggtaaaaaaaatagactgatggaatttgtgcatatttattaaacgtGCCAATAttaggaaaaatttaaaaaattgtgattttttttcacattttcaactgcaatatctcaaatatgtacaaacatactgtacaaattttggttaagatatacatttccatctgtttactttattctggatgctcaTTTGAAAAactaggttttttttaaccatttaggagacatacaaatttaacattaaccccttagtgacggccccgttgcctttttatgtcctagctaagtgggctttaatcctagaggacgtaaaaacatgcatcctttttggattaaagccctcttggctgaggacatgacagctccatgctgtcagtgcccgcatgtagccgacagcatggagctgtcatcctgggctgcggccagtcccccccagcaatgcgatcggcgctatccaatggatagcgccaatcacaataaagttaaaaaaagtttaagaagttaaagattcagctgccctgatggattggatccatcagagcagctgagattactcacccaccttgtccgtggtgtcctgcaGTAAAGGGGTCACTCTTCTGCGTATGCGccccagacgaatgacgtcacatgcatgcgcagaaggccgggagccccggtcaatttaaaatctcctggctcccgactcctgaaggcagccgggaaccaggacatgtcaccggggaccgtggTGACCGGTCCTCGGGCCCGTGATGGCCGCTATCCAgtctaaaaaagtttttaaaaagttagtttttacctcccctcatggattggatccgtgaggggacgtgaaactactcacccctggTCCTCCGTGATGTCATGATCTTTCGGGACCTGAATTCTCCTTCCGCGCATGTGCTCCCAACATCAATCATCGGGTGtgcgcacagaggggctcaggccccgggaaatttaaaatccctctgctcctggctaccatgtgtagctaggagcagagagatgtcatcagagacgtgatcactgttatccaatggagttaaaaaaaaggtgtaaaaaagtttaaaaaagtaagaaaaaagtttaaaaagcttgcagatgaaattacgtacctgaggcccctggatttatccttGGACcttacccagcttctgcgcatgcgcccgtcgcccaaaaggcagacgcatgcgcaaaagccatggattgccaggttaatttaaaatctccctgctcttggctacaaaacttagccgagagcttggagctTTCACAGGCAGCCACGTTGAGcgattcctggtcacgtgttcaccgttatccaatggattatggtgatcatg
This window encodes:
- the LOC136576648 gene encoding hemoglobin subunit alpha-4-like, coding for MSFSDAEKAAIVSMIGKVAANPGGYGSEALERLFLGFPQTKTYFNHIDVSHGSADVRTHGGKVLGALVEAAKHLDDMEGTLSQLSDLHAYNLMVDPGNFKLLSHCILVVLACHFPAEFDACTHAAFDKYLAVVSAILTSKYR